GTCTGGCTGTCTTAGTTTCCCTTGGTTTTTTAAGAGTTTTTTTAAATGTATCTTTAAAGGTTTTTCTGTTTGGATGCTATGTTATTATTTTCATCCTGGCCTTCTTTACTCAGCCGGAGTTTTTATCTATTGCATTTGATTCTTCAGGTGCTACCACTGGTATTCTGGCAGTTCCATTTCTTTTAGCTTTAGCGGTGGGTATTTCCAGTCTGCGGAAGGACGCTATTGCATCGGAAGAGGACAGCTTTGGATTGGTCGCTATTGCTTCAGCTGGGGCGATTATGGCTGTAATGGTTTTGAATATAATCATAGGCACGAAAGAATATGCGGTGGCAAGTTTAGAGCCGATTGAGGTTGGATCGGTAGTGGTTCTGCTTCCGTTCTTAAATCATATTTCTGGAGCATTATCCGAGAGTTTCACTAGTCTTTTGCCTTTAACTATTGCGCTGTTTGCTCTGCAGAAAACGCTGTTTAAGCTTGAACGCAAGCAGTTCGTGCGGATGATAAAAGGTTTTGTCTATGCATTCTTCGGGCTCATAATATTTCTAGTGGGAGTTAACGGCGGGTTTATGGAAATCGGCAGTGAGCTTGGCCTTCGCTTAGCAATGTATGAGAATAAATCGTGGCTGATCGTTACTGGGTTTGCCTTAGGTTTTTTCACTATTATTGCGGAGCCTGCTGTTTATGTTTTGACTCATCAAATTGAAAATGTTACCAGTGGCTACGTAAAGCGGAAGGCTGTCGGAGCCTGTCTATCGATCGGGGTGGGCTTGGCTGTTACGCTGGCAGTGATCCGGATTTTAAATCCGTCAATAAAGCTCTGGTATGTGCTGCTGCCCAGCTACATTATTGCTCTTGGTATGATGTATTTTGCACCGAATCTGTTTGTCGGAATTGCCTTTGATGCCGGGGGAGTTGCGACCGGCCCGATGACAGCTACATTTATTCTGGCTTTTGTCCAGGGTGCAGCCAGCGCTTTTAAGGGTGCTAATCTGCTGAGGGATGGATTTGGCATGATTGCCCTGGTAGCCACGGCACCGATTATTACGCTCCAGGTGCTTGGATTTATATTTCAAATTAGTTCGCGAAAACAAGGAGTTGAAGCTGATGGAGAAGTCGAGTCTGGCGGAAAGTCAATTTGAGCTGGTTTATGTGATTGTAAATTACGGGTTGGGAAGTAAAGCCCTCCGGATTGCAAAAAAGAATGGTGTATCGGGCGGCACGATCATGCTCGGCAGAGGTACAGTTCAAAACCGCTGGCTGAAGCTCTTAGAGATTACTGATGTCCGCAAAGAGATCGTGATGATGATTGCTGAAAAAGATGTTGGCAGAAATGCGGTTAAGGCTATTGACAAAGAGTTCAATTTCAGCAAACCGTCTCATGGTATTGGCTTTTCCATTCCAGTTGGCGCTTATATTCATTCAGGAGATGACAAATACAAGTTTAATGATGGCGGAGGTGACGGCGTGTATCAGGCGATTTTCGTGGTGGTAGATAAAGGTAAGGGTGAAGTGGTTATGGATACAGCTAGAGCTGCAGGAGCTCGTGGAGGAACGATAATTAACGCCCGCGGCTCTGGTATTCATGAAACAACCAAGGTTTTAAACATGGAGATAGAGCCAGAAAAAGAGGTTGTGCTGATGCTCACCCCAAAGGAACAGGTTGAGGATATTGTAACCGCAGTCAGGGAAGAGCTGCAGATTGATCTGCCTGGCAACGGCATCATATTTGTTCAGTCGGTAAGCGAGACATATGGGATTCTAAAATAGGAATAGATCGACGCTTAAGAGTGTATAACGCCGCATTCTTAAGCGTTTTTTGTTGGTCAAAACCGATCCTAGGTGACCTTATTTTCTCTAAAGGTATCCATCTGCA
This DNA window, taken from Bacillota bacterium, encodes the following:
- a CDS encoding DUF1538 domain-containing protein, producing MNVLSILFKDNIRAVIPIALIVLVLNFTLVPLGLPLVLRFLIGSILVIIGLTLFLFGVEIGITPMGSLTGSSLVKTNNLLLVLGCGFLLGFFISIAEPALMVLAQQVDFVTMGAIPSYLLLLVVSIGLAVLVSLGFLRVFLNVSLKVFLFGCYVIIFILAFFTQPEFLSIAFDSSGATTGILAVPFLLALAVGISSLRKDAIASEEDSFGLVAIASAGAIMAVMVLNIIIGTKEYAVASLEPIEVGSVVVLLPFLNHISGALSESFTSLLPLTIALFALQKTLFKLERKQFVRMIKGFVYAFFGLIIFLVGVNGGFMEIGSELGLRLAMYENKSWLIVTGFALGFFTIIAEPAVYVLTHQIENVTSGYVKRKAVGACLSIGVGLAVTLAVIRILNPSIKLWYVLLPSYIIALGMMYFAPNLFVGIAFDAGGVATGPMTATFILAFVQGAASAFKGANLLRDGFGMIALVATAPIITLQVLGFIFQISSRKQGVEADGEVESGGKSI
- a CDS encoding P-II family nitrogen regulator, encoding MEKSSLAESQFELVYVIVNYGLGSKALRIAKKNGVSGGTIMLGRGTVQNRWLKLLEITDVRKEIVMMIAEKDVGRNAVKAIDKEFNFSKPSHGIGFSIPVGAYIHSGDDKYKFNDGGGDGVYQAIFVVVDKGKGEVVMDTARAAGARGGTIINARGSGIHETTKVLNMEIEPEKEVVLMLTPKEQVEDIVTAVREELQIDLPGNGIIFVQSVSETYGILK